Genomic segment of Ewingella sp. CoE-038-23:
GTAAGCCAGTACTTCAAAATCTTCACACAGCGCAATACGCTGATATTACTGCTGCTCGGGTTTGCATCCGGCTTACCTCTGGCATTGACCTCGGGCACGCTGCAAGCCTGGATGACCGTCGAGAATGTCGATTTAAAAACCATTGGGATTTTCTCTCTGGTCGGCCAGGCCTACGTTTTCAAGTTCCTCTGGTCCCCGATGATGGACCGCTACACCCCCTCTTTCTTCGGCCGCCGTCGTGGATGGTTAATCCTCACCCAGCTGCTGTTGGTGGCCTCGATTTTCGCTATGGGCTATCTCGATCCGGCGAAAGAGCTGTTCTGGCTGGCTGCGTTGGCAGTACTGATCGCCTTTGCTTCCGCCTCGCAAGATATTGTTTTTGATGCCTATAAGACGGATCTTCTGCCCGCCGCCGAGCGTGGCAGTGGTGCGGCCGTGTCGGTATTGGGCTATCGATTGGCGATGCTGGTTTCTGGCGGGTTGGCGCTGTGGATAGCCGATCGCTACCTCGGCTGGCAACACATGTACTGGTTGATGGCGGGCCTGATGCTGATTGGCGTGGTGGCCACCATTATGGCGCCGGAGCCTGATGTCTCTGAGCCAGCACCTCGTACCATAGAAATTGCAGTCGTAGCCCCTCTCAAAGACTTTTTCAGCCGCAACAACGCCTGGCTGATTCTGCTGCTGATTGTGATGTACAAGATGGGCGACGCGTTCGCGGGGAGCCTGAGTACTACTTTCCTGATTCGCGGCGTGGGGTTTGACGCCGGGGAAGTGGGCTTGGTGAACAAAACCCTTGGTCTGTTAGCGACGATTATTGGCGCGCTGTATGGCGGCATGGTGATGCAGCGCCTCAGCCTGTTCCGCGCGTTAATGATTTTCGGCATTTTGCAGGCCGTTTCCAACGCGGGATACTGGATTTTGGCGGTCACGGATAAGCACATCTACTCTATGGGCGCGGCGATCTTCTTCGAAAATCTGTGCGGAGGAATGGGCACCGCCGCGTTCGTCGCGCTGTTAATGACGCTATGCAATAAGTCGTTCTCCGCCACCCAGTTTGCGCTGCTCTCGGCGTTGTCCGCCGTTGGCCGGGTGTACGTCGGGCCGATCGCCGGTTGGTTTGTCGAAGCACATGGCTGGCCGCTGTTCTATCTCTTCTCCATCGCCGCCGCCGTGCCGGGGTTGCTACTGCTGGCTATCTGCCGCCAAACCCTTGAACACACGCAAAACACCGACGAGTTCTTACCACGCACTCTATTCGCCAGCCATTACCGACTGGCGCTGCGCATCTTAATGGTAGGTTGCTTACTGTTAGCGGCATGGCTGGTGCTATTGATCACCAACTCGCTGGAGTGGACCACCTTCACCTCTCTGCCGCAGAAACTGATCGAAGCCGGGGCTGTGATTTGCCTGTTCGGCATCGCGCTCGGCAGCATTCTCGACTTTGTGGCTCTGCGCCGCCTGCGTCGAGTTTAAGACAGTTCGCCCTTGTCCCTTAAGTCGAATTCTGGCCTGATATATCGGTGTAAATCATGGGTATATCAGGGCTGGCGGGGCGATTCAAGGGCATTGGCGAGGCCAAAACCAAGCTCAAATTAAGTAACATTTCCCTGCGCTGAGATAAACTTCATTCAATAAAATATAATTAATAAGTTACAGCATCTTTCAAATACACTTTTTTTTTACCTGCTTTTTATTTTTAAATTCACCGTATTTATACATTGCGTTAACATTAATTAAACCTACCAAGAACATTACACTTCGCATTAAATATTAAGCATTACTGCTATACCTTGTTTTTACTCACCATAGTGAAAGAAACCCACGCAACATATTGTTGACATTGAGAAATTGTCACTCTCCGTGACATGTGTGACTTCGTTAACATAAAGTGGCAGTGGCCCGCTGACACTTCCTTAAGCGTGTTTACAGTACTGCAACCTTCCCGTAAAATGCCCGCACACATGGAGCGACAATAGAGCCCTGATTTATTGAGGTCGTTAGATGAGACTTAAGAAATACAATAAAAGTATTGGGATGTTGTCCTTATTTGCATCTGCTTTAATGTTAAGTGGTTGCAATACGGCATTGATGGATCCCAAAGGAGCAATTGGACTCGAGCAGAGAACGCTGATACTGACCGCAATCGGATTAATGCTGATCGTGGTTATACCAGTTATTATCATGGCCTTTGCATTTGCATGGAAGTATCGCGCTTCTAATACAAACGCTAAGTACAGCCCGAACTGGTCCCATTCCAACAAAATCGAAGCCGTGGTCTGGACGGTTCCAATTATCATCATTGCCATCCTGGCAACGATAACTTGGAAAACCACTCACGAACTTGACCCGTTCAAGCCTATCGTATCTGACCAAAAGACCCTGACAGTTGAAGTGGTTTCTTTGGACTGGAAATGGTTGTTCATTTATCCAGAACAAGGCATCGCAACTGTTAACGAATTGGTTATCCCTAAAGATGTTCCGGTTCAGTTCAAAGTCACTTCTGACTCTGTGATGAACTCGTTCTTTATTCCTCAGTTAGGCGGACAGATTTACGCGATGGCGGGTATGCAGACTCAGTTGCATTTGATTGCAAACGAAGCTGGTACCTATAAAGGCATCTCGTCAAACTTCAGTGGCCGCGGTTTCTCTGGCATGAAGTTCAACACCATTGCTACTCCTACGCGTGAAGACTTTGACGCATGGGTTGCGAAAGTGAAGAGCGCGCCAAACCAACTGGCAACCACTGACGACTTCAACAAACTGGCAGCGCAAAGTATCGACAACCCGGTTGAATACTTCGCAAGCGTCAAACCTGAATTGTTCAAAGAAATTATTGGCAAATTCATGGGTGATATGAACATGCACAAAGGCCAGACAATGCCAATGCCAGCCGGCACTGACATGAAAGGCATGGACATGGGCGATCATGCTCACGCAGCCGGAGCCGAGGAATAAACGATGTTGGGAAAATTAACACTTGATGCGATCCCGTATCATGAACCGATTATCGTGGTCACCGTTGCCGCGATAATTATTGGTGGCTTGGCCGTTCTGGCCGGCATCACCTATTTCGGCAAATGGAAATATTTGTGGAACGAATGGATCACCTCCGTTGACCACAAAAAATTAGGTATCATGTACATCATTCTGGCCTTCGTCATGCTGTTGCGTGGCTTTGCCGATGCCATCATGATGCGTAGCCAGCAAGTCCTCGCCTCTGCGGGAGAACCGGGCTTCCTACCGCCTCATCACTACGACCAAATCTTTACCGCGCACGGCGTGATCATGATCTTCTTCATGGCGATGCCTTTCGTTATCGGTCTGATGAACGTGGTTGTGCCGCTGCAAATCGGTGCTCGTGACGTTGCATTCCCGTTCCTGAACAACATCAGCTTCTGGTTTACCGCCGCTGCCGTTGTACTGATCAACATCTCTCTGGGGGTTGGTGAGTTCGCGCAGACCGGTTGGTTGGCCTATCCGCCGTTGTCAGGTAAGGAGTACAGTCCGGGTGTCGGGGTCGATTATTGGATATGGAGTCTCCAGATATCCGGTATTGGTACCTTGCTGACCGGTGTTAACTTCTTCGCCACCATCCTCAAGATGCGTGCGCCTGGTATGCCGCTGATGAAAATGCCGGTATTTACCTGGGCTGCGTTGTGTACCAACGTCTTGATCATCGTGTCGTTCCCAATTCTGACCGTAACCGTTGCGTTGCTGACCCTGGATCGCTATCTGGGCACCCATTTCTTCACCAATGATATGGGCGGCAACATGATGATGTACATCAACCTGATTTGGGCCTGGGGCCATCCGGAAGTGTATATCTTGGTTCTGCCAGTATTTGGTGTGTTCTCAGAAGTTACTGCGACCTTCTCCAAAAAACGTCTGTTCGGCTACACCTCACTGGTATGGGCAACCATCGCCATCACCGTGTTGTCGTTCGTTGTTTGGCTGCACCACTTCTTCACCATGGGTTCAGGTGCCAACGTCAATGCCTTCTTCGGTATCATGACGATGATTATTTCTATCCCAACAGGGGTAAAAATCTTCAACTGGCTGTTCACCATGTACCAAGGCCGTATCCAGCTTAACGCTGCGATGCTGTGGACTATCGGCTTCATCATCACCTTCTCTGTAGGTGGTATGACCGGCGTTCTGTTGGCTGTTCCAGGCGCAGACTTCGTGCTGCACAACAGCTTGTTCCTGATTGCTCACTTCCATAACGTTATTATCGGTGGTGTGGTATTCGGTTGCTTCGCTGGCCTGACTTACTGGTTCCCTAAATCCTTCGGCTTCACGCTGAATGAAAAATGGGGTGTGCGTTCATTCTGGTTCTGGATCATCGGCTTCTTCGTCGCCTTCATGCCGCTCTATGCACTGGGCTTCATGGGTATGACTCGCCGCGTTAGCCAGAATATCGACCCTGAGTTCCACCCATTACTGGTCGTGGCAGCTTGTGGTGCAGCATTGATTGCAATCGGTATTCTTTGCCAACTGATCATGATCGTTGTGAGTGTTCGTGACCGCGACCAGAACCGTGACCTGACGGGTGACCCGTGGGGCGCACGTACTCTGGAGTGGGCAACCTCTTCTCCTCCTCCGTTCTATAACTTCGCAGTAGTACCTCAGGTACATGACCGCGACGCGTTCTGGGACATGAAAGAGAAAGGCGAAGCTTATGTTAAACCAGCAAAATATGAAAAAATTCATATGCCACGTAACAGCGGCGCAGGCTTCATCATTGCGATGCTCAGCCTGGTAAGCGGTTTTGCATTAATCTGGGATATCTGGTGGTTGGCGCTGGTTAGCTTCATCGCACTGGTTGTAACCTGGATTGTGAAAAGCTTCGATGAAGATGTTGATTACTACGTGCCGGTTGAAGAAATCGAACGTATTGAGAGCCAACATTTTGAACAAATCAGCAAAGCAGGCTTGAAACATGGCAACTGATACCCTGACTAACCACGACGCAGCCCATGCAGAGCATGGGCACCACGACGCAGGTGAAACCAAAGTCTTCGGCTTCTGGATCTACCTGATGAGCGACTGCGTACTGTTCGCGAGCTTGTTCGCAACTTACGCAGTACTGGTGCACGGGACCGCTGGCGGCCCGTCTGGTAAAGATATTTTTGAACTGCCATTCGTACTGGTAGAAACCTTCTTCCTGCTGTTCAGTAGTATTACTTACGGCATGGCGATGCTGGGCATGACTAAAGGCAGCGTAAAAGCTGTTAACAGCTGGTTGTTCCTGACCTTCCTGTTTGGTCTTGGCTTCATCGCGATGGAACTCTATGAATTCCATCACTTGATTAAAGAAGGCTACGGTCCGGATCGCAGTGGTTTCTTGTCAGCGTTCTTCGCGCTGGTAGCAACCCACGGTCTGCACGTAACTTGTGGCCTGATCTGGATCATCACCATGATGGTACAGGTTAGCCGTCGCGGCCTGACCGCAGTTAACCAAACCCGCCTGATGTGCCTGAGCCTGTTCTGGCACTTCCTGGACGTGGTATGGATCTGCGTATTCACCGTTGTTTATCTGATGGGGGTATTAGCATGAGTCATTCTGCCACTTCCCATGGCGGCGCAAGCCACGGCAGCGTGAAGTCATACCTGATTGGCTTCATCCTGTCAGTTATTCTGACGGTTATCCCGTTTGCCATGGTAATGAGCGATACAGCTTCACATTCGCTTATCATTGGCACGGTGGTCGCATCTGCGATTATCCAGATCGTTGTACATCTGGTTTACTTCCTGCACTTAAGTACTGCATCGGAAGCACGCTGGAACCTGGTGGCATTTCTGTTCACCGCTGTGATTATCTTTATCGTCGTTGTGGGCTCACTGTGGATTATGTATAACCTCAACCTCAATATGATGGTCAGTTAAAGAGCCGAGCTGCACGTGATGATTAAGCAATACCTGCAAGTAACGAAACCAGGAATTATTTTCGGTAATTTAATTTCTGTCGTCGGGGGATTCCTCCTTGCTGCCAAAGGCAGCATCGACTTCCCTCTCTTTCTCGCCACCTTAGTGGGCGTCTCGTTGGTTGTCGCATCGGGTTGTGTTTTCAACAACTTTATTGACCGCGACATCGACAAGATTATGGAAAGAACGAAGAACCGGGTCCTGGTTAAGGGCCTGATTCCGCCGAAAACAACCCTGGTTTACGCTACCATTTTGGGTATTGCGGGCTTTGCGTTGCTGTATATCGGTGCCAATCCGCTGGCGATGTGGCTGGCTGTGATGGGCTTTGTGGTTTATGTCGGGGTTTATAGCCTGTATATGAAACGCAAATCGGTATATGGCACGCTGATCGGCAGCTTGTCAGGGGCAGCGCCTCCAGTTATCGGTTACTGTGCCGTTTCCGGCCAGTTCGATATGGGCGCGCTGATCCTGCTGCTGATCTTCAGCCTGTGGCAGATGCCGCACTCGTACGCGATTGCCATCTTCCGCTTTAAAGATTATCAGGCTGCCAACATTCCGGTTCTGCCGGTAGTGAAAGGCATTTCAGTGGCTAAACACCACATCACCGTCTACATCATTGCTTTTATGGTGGCGACCTTGATGCTGACCTTGAGCGGCTACGCGGGTTATAAATACCTGATTGTGGCTGCCGCCGTGAGCGTCTGGTGGTTGGGCATGGCGCTGAAAGGTTACAAAACCGAAAACGACATCGTGTGGGCAAGAAAGCTGTTTGTCTTCTCGATTATCGCGATCACTTCGCTGAGCGTCATGATGTCTATCGACTTCAACGCCGCTTCGCCGAACAACTTGTTAACCTACGTCTGGTAAGCATGACGCGCTGAGTTCTTTAGCGACATACAGCACAACAATGGCCAGTAGCGATACTGGTCATTTTTTTGAGCCCTCCCCTGCTTTATCCAGTCAGAATTTTCATAACGTTGTGCTTCTGGCCCACTGGCGGCGGTAATATCTGCTAAACATCCAGCAATTTACCGGCACAAGTTAAAGACATTACAATGTCGCAGGTTTTAGTCTTGAGGTAGTAATGAACGATAACCAAATGACCCCGCAGGAAAGCCGGGCGACGTGGGGACTAGGGATAGTTTTCTCTTTGCGCATGCTCGGCATGTTTATGGTGCTACCCGTCCTGACCACTTACGGTATGGCGCTCGCGGGTGCCAGTGAAACACTTATCGGCATTGCTATCGGTATCTATGGACTGGCACAGGCCGTCTTCCAAATTCCTTTTGGCCTGCTCTCCGACCGCGTTGGCCGCAAGCCGCTGATCGTCTTCGGGCTTATCATCTTCTGTATCGGTAGCGTGGTTGCCGCATCAACAGATTCAATCTGGGGCGTGATCATTGGCCGCGCGATGCAAGGCTCGGGCGCGATTGCTGCCGCCGTGATGGCGCTGCTGTCTGACTTAACGCGCGAGCAGAACCGCACCAAGGCGATGGCCTTTATCGGCATCAGCTTTGGTATCACCTTTGCTATCGCCATGGTGCTCGGCCCAATCATTACCCATGCGTGGGGCCTGCATGCGCTGTTCTGGGCCATCGCCCTGCTGACGATTATTGCCATTGTTATCACGCTGTTGGTGGTCCCGGCTCCAGCGACCCACATCCTTAACCGTGAATCGAGCATGGTGAAAGGCAGCTTTGGCAAGGTGTTGGCGAACAAGAAACTGTTGAAGCTTAACTTCGGCATTCTCTGTCTGCACATTCTGCTGATGTCGAGCTTCGTGGTGCTGCCACAAGTGATGGAGCACGCGGGCTTCCCGCCGAGCGAGCACTGGCGTGTCTATCTGGTGACTATGCTTGTCTCCTTCGTGGCGGTCATTCCGGTCATCATCTACGCCGAATCTAAGCGTCACATGAAGCAAGTTTTC
This window contains:
- the ampG gene encoding muropeptide MFS transporter AmpG yields the protein MVSQYFKIFTQRNTLILLLLGFASGLPLALTSGTLQAWMTVENVDLKTIGIFSLVGQAYVFKFLWSPMMDRYTPSFFGRRRGWLILTQLLLVASIFAMGYLDPAKELFWLAALAVLIAFASASQDIVFDAYKTDLLPAAERGSGAAVSVLGYRLAMLVSGGLALWIADRYLGWQHMYWLMAGLMLIGVVATIMAPEPDVSEPAPRTIEIAVVAPLKDFFSRNNAWLILLLIVMYKMGDAFAGSLSTTFLIRGVGFDAGEVGLVNKTLGLLATIIGALYGGMVMQRLSLFRALMIFGILQAVSNAGYWILAVTDKHIYSMGAAIFFENLCGGMGTAAFVALLMTLCNKSFSATQFALLSALSAVGRVYVGPIAGWFVEAHGWPLFYLFSIAAAVPGLLLLAICRQTLEHTQNTDEFLPRTLFASHYRLALRILMVGCLLLAAWLVLLITNSLEWTTFTSLPQKLIEAGAVICLFGIALGSILDFVALRRLRRV
- the cyoA gene encoding cytochrome o ubiquinol oxidase subunit II, with the protein product MRLKKYNKSIGMLSLFASALMLSGCNTALMDPKGAIGLEQRTLILTAIGLMLIVVIPVIIMAFAFAWKYRASNTNAKYSPNWSHSNKIEAVVWTVPIIIIAILATITWKTTHELDPFKPIVSDQKTLTVEVVSLDWKWLFIYPEQGIATVNELVIPKDVPVQFKVTSDSVMNSFFIPQLGGQIYAMAGMQTQLHLIANEAGTYKGISSNFSGRGFSGMKFNTIATPTREDFDAWVAKVKSAPNQLATTDDFNKLAAQSIDNPVEYFASVKPELFKEIIGKFMGDMNMHKGQTMPMPAGTDMKGMDMGDHAHAAGAEE
- the cyoB gene encoding cytochrome o ubiquinol oxidase subunit I, whose protein sequence is MLGKLTLDAIPYHEPIIVVTVAAIIIGGLAVLAGITYFGKWKYLWNEWITSVDHKKLGIMYIILAFVMLLRGFADAIMMRSQQVLASAGEPGFLPPHHYDQIFTAHGVIMIFFMAMPFVIGLMNVVVPLQIGARDVAFPFLNNISFWFTAAAVVLINISLGVGEFAQTGWLAYPPLSGKEYSPGVGVDYWIWSLQISGIGTLLTGVNFFATILKMRAPGMPLMKMPVFTWAALCTNVLIIVSFPILTVTVALLTLDRYLGTHFFTNDMGGNMMMYINLIWAWGHPEVYILVLPVFGVFSEVTATFSKKRLFGYTSLVWATIAITVLSFVVWLHHFFTMGSGANVNAFFGIMTMIISIPTGVKIFNWLFTMYQGRIQLNAAMLWTIGFIITFSVGGMTGVLLAVPGADFVLHNSLFLIAHFHNVIIGGVVFGCFAGLTYWFPKSFGFTLNEKWGVRSFWFWIIGFFVAFMPLYALGFMGMTRRVSQNIDPEFHPLLVVAACGAALIAIGILCQLIMIVVSVRDRDQNRDLTGDPWGARTLEWATSSPPPFYNFAVVPQVHDRDAFWDMKEKGEAYVKPAKYEKIHMPRNSGAGFIIAMLSLVSGFALIWDIWWLALVSFIALVVTWIVKSFDEDVDYYVPVEEIERIESQHFEQISKAGLKHGN
- a CDS encoding cytochrome o ubiquinol oxidase subunit III, with translation MATDTLTNHDAAHAEHGHHDAGETKVFGFWIYLMSDCVLFASLFATYAVLVHGTAGGPSGKDIFELPFVLVETFFLLFSSITYGMAMLGMTKGSVKAVNSWLFLTFLFGLGFIAMELYEFHHLIKEGYGPDRSGFLSAFFALVATHGLHVTCGLIWIITMMVQVSRRGLTAVNQTRLMCLSLFWHFLDVVWICVFTVVYLMGVLA
- a CDS encoding cytochrome o ubiquinol oxidase subunit IV — encoded protein: MSHSATSHGGASHGSVKSYLIGFILSVILTVIPFAMVMSDTASHSLIIGTVVASAIIQIVVHLVYFLHLSTASEARWNLVAFLFTAVIIFIVVVGSLWIMYNLNLNMMVS
- the cyoE gene encoding heme o synthase produces the protein MIKQYLQVTKPGIIFGNLISVVGGFLLAAKGSIDFPLFLATLVGVSLVVASGCVFNNFIDRDIDKIMERTKNRVLVKGLIPPKTTLVYATILGIAGFALLYIGANPLAMWLAVMGFVVYVGVYSLYMKRKSVYGTLIGSLSGAAPPVIGYCAVSGQFDMGALILLLIFSLWQMPHSYAIAIFRFKDYQAANIPVLPVVKGISVAKHHITVYIIAFMVATLMLTLSGYAGYKYLIVAAAVSVWWLGMALKGYKTENDIVWARKLFVFSIIAITSLSVMMSIDFNAASPNNLLTYVW
- a CDS encoding MFS transporter encodes the protein MNDNQMTPQESRATWGLGIVFSLRMLGMFMVLPVLTTYGMALAGASETLIGIAIGIYGLAQAVFQIPFGLLSDRVGRKPLIVFGLIIFCIGSVVAASTDSIWGVIIGRAMQGSGAIAAAVMALLSDLTREQNRTKAMAFIGISFGITFAIAMVLGPIITHAWGLHALFWAIALLTIIAIVITLLVVPAPATHILNRESSMVKGSFGKVLANKKLLKLNFGILCLHILLMSSFVVLPQVMEHAGFPPSEHWRVYLVTMLVSFVAVIPVIIYAESKRHMKQVFMGCVAVLLLAELVLWYAGLRLWVVIAGIQLFFLAFNVMEAILPSLISKESPAGYKGTAMGVYSTSQFIGVAIGGSLGGYVYGAGGAGAVFLVCAAIAVVWLIVSATMSEPPYVSSLRITLSELAVKDSALEARIKAQPGVAEAIVVPEELSAYVKVDTKQTNRKALEQLVAIA